One window of Spirochaetales bacterium genomic DNA carries:
- a CDS encoding DUF402 domain-containing protein encodes MNTRYFLYKLHFPARVRVSEFGEESIRYSDETVLVYDFACYSLVLRHFVFYDKWFDIHCFLSSHGSLRTLPGPIDFCFVCDISTPVFKVKNKFYNIDLAYDILVGSDGKTHLIKDEDDFLRALTRHWITEDEKEGALKGLSEMTSIINNEGITSYCNAIVPFNGHAKGPESHKFYHLPLNDVAVLKKDRRQKYIFGKG; translated from the coding sequence ATGAATACCAGATACTTTTTATACAAACTTCACTTTCCCGCCCGGGTTCGTGTTTCCGAATTCGGTGAAGAATCGATACGCTATTCGGATGAAACTGTTCTTGTCTATGATTTCGCCTGTTACTCCCTTGTTCTCAGACATTTTGTTTTTTACGACAAATGGTTCGATATCCACTGTTTTCTTTCAAGCCACGGATCACTCAGAACCCTTCCGGGACCGATCGATTTCTGTTTCGTCTGTGATATAAGCACCCCCGTCTTCAAGGTTAAAAATAAATTCTACAATATCGATTTGGCATATGATATTCTGGTCGGCTCGGACGGCAAAACCCATCTGATCAAGGATGAAGATGACTTTTTACGTGCGCTTACAAGGCACTGGATAACCGAAGATGAAAAAGAGGGGGCCCTGAAAGGGCTTTCGGAGATGACCTCAATCATTAATAATGAAGGAATAACCAGCTATTGTAATGCCATTGTTCCTTTTAACGGACATGCCAAAGGTCCGGAATCGCATAAATTTTATCACCTGCCGCTGAATGATGTCGCCGTTCTCAAAAAGGACCGGCGGCAAAAATACATTTTCGGAAAAGGATAA